Below is a genomic region from Fischerella sp. PCC 9605.
CTGCCGTTACGCAAGCACGTTACAGTCGCTATACCTGTAATGCCGTTACTTTGGGTGGGAAGATTTCACGCCACAATTTAGAGATTTTGCAAACTGGTGAGCAAACAGAGACTACTCTGAATGGGTTGACAATGATTGGTGGAAACCAGTTAGCAGATACTCATAGTGCGATCGCACTTAATCATCCTTATGGTATGAGTCAGCAATTGCATAAGACGATAGTAGGCGATCGCGCTCATGCGGTATTCAACGGTAAAATTTTTGTTCCCAAACCAGCGCAGTTGACAGACGCAGCGCAATTGAATCGCAATTTGCTACTATCATCTAAAGCCAGAGTTGATACCAAACCCCAACTAGAAATTACCGCAGATAATGTTAAATGCGCTCACGGTGCTACCGTCAGTCAGTTAGAAGATGATGAAATCTTCTACCTGCAAAGCCGGGGTATCGATCAAGAAAGTGCGCGTAACTTATTAATTAACGCCTTTGCTGCCGAAATCATCAACCACATACCACTTTCCTCCCTGCGTGAAAAACTCACACAAACAGTCAACAGTTATCAGTCAATCACCAATGACTAATAACTAATAACTAATGACTAATGACTAAAATGACTTTTACCCAAGAAAGAACCCTTGCCAATAAAGTCCGTCTTGACTTCCCGATATTACATCAGGAAGTCAATGGCAAACCCTTAGTTTACTTTGACAACGCTGCGACATCTCAAAAACCTCTGCTCGTACTTAATACCCTACGGGATTACTACGAACAGTACAATTCTAATGTCCATCGCGGCGTACACACCCTCAGTGCCAAAGCTACCGATGCTTACGAAGCAGCGCGAGACAAAGTTGCTGCGTTCATAAATGCTGCATCGCGTCAGGAAATTGTTTTCACCCGCAATGCAACTGAAGCGATTAATTTGGTTGCTTACAGCTGGGGAATGAACAATTTGCAGCCAGGAGACGAAATTATCTTGTCGGTGATGGAACACCACAGTAATATCGTTCCTTGGCAGTTTGTCGCCGCAAAAACGGGTGCGGTGTTGAAGTATGTAGAATTGACACCAGAAGAAACTTTTGATTTGGAACAGTTCCAAAAACTGCTTTCCGAGAAAACAAAATTGGTCTCAGTGGTGCATGTTTCTAACACTTTGGGTTGCATTAACCCAGTGGCAGAAATTTGCACTCTAGCACACACATACGGGGCAAAAGTATTAATTGATGCTTGCCAGAGTGTACCCCACATGCCCGTTGACGTACAGCAAATTGACTGTGATTGGTTAGTAGCTTCCGGTCATAAAATGTGCGCCCCAACAGGGATTGGCTTGTTGTACGGCA
It encodes:
- a CDS encoding cysteine desulfurase → MTFTQERTLANKVRLDFPILHQEVNGKPLVYFDNAATSQKPLLVLNTLRDYYEQYNSNVHRGVHTLSAKATDAYEAARDKVAAFINAASRQEIVFTRNATEAINLVAYSWGMNNLQPGDEIILSVMEHHSNIVPWQFVAAKTGAVLKYVELTPEETFDLEQFQKLLSEKTKLVSVVHVSNTLGCINPVAEICTLAHTYGAKVLIDACQSVPHMPVDVQQIDCDWLVASGHKMCAPTGIGLLYGKLELLQAMPPFLGGGEMIAEVFLDYSTYADLPHKFEAGTPAIGEAIALGAAVDYLTGIGMDKIHAYEAELTAYLFEQLEKIPQIRIYGPKPDAKGEGRAALAAFTATEVHANDLSTLLDQEGVAIRSGHHCTQPLHRYLGAAATARASLSFYNTREEIDVFIKALKETIDFFSSIFGEM